The window ATGGCTGGTCCCCCGAGTATAATTTCCTCGCGGATGACCGATATCATGACGGATGACGGCGGAGACACGGAAGCGCACCGCGTGGCAGGcggcaagaggaggagcgctTTCTATTCGGACCTTAGTTCTCGTCCAGGAACGGCGAGGACAGGAGCATCTGGGAGACCTCCATGGAGCTCAGGGACGCCTTTACGTCAGGGGCTGGCGGGAAAGCGTGGGAGCGGGACTGGAAGCATCAGTAGCGCGACACAGGCAGTTCGACCGCCCAGTTCAGCAACCAGAAGCCATGTTCCGTCGTTGACATCGCATGCCTTCTTTCGCCCGATGAGTTCGCAGAAATTACAGGCGCAAAGAGGATTCGCGAGACCGACGACGGTGAACCGGCAATTTATGTCCCAAGAGGACCCCCACAACCCGGCGCGCGACAGCCTGAACTCGGCTCCAGGCGCCAAGGTAGTGAGACAGTCCGCTGATGAAGGGGACATGCGgtcaccaccctcgagaGGAACGGAGTTTACCGAGCAGGATATGTACGAGAGGAGGACGGCCAACACGAGTCCGACAGGCCACCATGCGACTTCGAGCTTTTCGGATAGCGTCCGGCCGTTGCAGAGGAAGCCTGGTGATGCTAGAAACCTTAACCTCGACATGAGCAAAACCTACAACAAAGCTGGCGTATCTATCCCGACTCCTGTGCGAACACCTCGATCTCTGCGATCCAACTTTCTTATGCCGAGAAACGATTCTGGCCACAGCAACCGAGAAATGCAGGGcggcgagaagctggacTCGGTAGCTTCGTCaccccaactcccacccGCGAGCAGGGACGACAAGCACCCGTCGgaggagaagaccaagaaggtgGGCCGCAACTATCAGTATTTCCAGGGCAACACAATCTTCTTTTTTGGAGGCAGGTTACAAAATGCGAGAGATAGACCGGTCAACATTGCGACAGGGTCTTTGGTAGTCATTCCTGGCATCTTGTTTCTGATATTCTCGGCACCTTGGATATGGAACAATATTTCCCCAGCGATACCCATCACCTTCGCCTATCTTTACTACCTCTGCgtgtcttctttttgccaTGCATCGGCCACGGATCCCGGGGTAGGCCTATTTTTTGTATGATGTGAGCGAGCATGGACTAACAGTGATCCAGATCCTCCCACGCAACCTACATCGATTCCCACCTTCAGATAACAATGACCCCTGGAGGCCAAGTCTGCCGTCGGCCGAATGGGTGCTCATCAAGTCTACCGAGAAGACAGCCGCTGCCATGGAGGTGCCCTGCAAATACTGCAAGACATGCCAGATGTGGCGTCCACCACGAGCCCACCATTGCCGTCTCTGCGACAACTGCGTCGAGACCCAGGACCACCACTGTCTGTGGCTCAACAACTGTGTTGGCCGGCGCAACTACCGCtacttcttcaccttcatccTTACCGCCACCTTGCTGGGCGTGTACCTGTCTGGTGCATCGCTTGCACAGATTCTGGTCTACCAGCACAAGCAGAAAATCAGCTTCAATGCGTCAATTTCTCACTTCCGCATGCCCTTCGCCATGGTCATCTACGGGTTCATTGCCTCCCTGTACCCAGCCGCTTTGACGGGGTACCATGTGTTCCTAATGGCTAGGGGTGAGACGACCCGTGAATACCTCAACTCTTCCAAGTTCATCAAGGCGGAACGCTTCAGAGCCTACACCCAAGGAAGCTGGTTCAGGAACTGGTTTGTGGTGCTCTGCAGACCGAGGCCGCCAACGTATTATCAGTTCAAGAAATCGTGGTACGAGGGTGATCAGAGGCTCGCACCGACGAAGAGGATTAAGAAAGCTCGCAAGGCTGTTCCCGCTAACCCAGGGGCCGGCGTCGACTCGAAAGAGGGAATGGAGATGCAAGATGTTAAGAACTcaccacatcttcaacaacaacaacagcaaggcTTTCAAGGGCCGAGACAACTGAGGTCTCAACACGACCTCGAGAGCGGACTTGCacagcaaccaccaacaaactaaacaccaaacaccacacaccacaccatcgACTCGGATGGTAACATTGTGCTACTACTGTACACACAATCTTTTTGACTATTTCCGTTTTTACGCCTCATTACCAGACTTATTCCCCGACTGTACTTGTCTTGTTCGTTTCTTCATTGACATGTTTTACACACCTTTTTTTGACGCTTATGTCCCACGCTGTTACTGCAAAGTTCTTACGAGTTTTTCCTTTTTTATCCCCAACGAGATGTTCATTCATACATACAAAGCGGCGGCGTTTCACACATTTTTCTTGTAAGATTTGGTGGGGCTGGGTGTTTTTTTTACGGACTTTTGATGACCCATCATTCAAGAGTTGGGAGACATTGTACAGTTGGTTGTACATATACACCACACGCACACGCACACGCACACGCACCACGCAGCACAAAGTCTTTGTTTTTTCCCCCTTACATAATGTAttttcttgatctttttgagaggaggattgggttgtttggatttgttgttttttgggggggaagggggttagtTAGActgttggagaggaaggggggaaaagcATGTTTTTGCTTGTGCTTGCGGgtttggaaggggtggaatgggggaagggggagggagtatgGGGAGATATTATTTATACCCATTGGCTTGATGTCAGTTCGGAGTAAAGAGACAAGTTGACCTGTATGTTTAACTTTTATGTGTTGGCCGCTTGATGTGACTAAACCTACAGGTGCTGCCTTCTTGTTCCAATTACACTACATTACTTTACCTAGCTTTTATTTTGCAGCAGTGAAAGTAGGGGTTTGAGCGTCATTGTCAACCTTGAATGTtcaacctcccaacccaccacacGTGACCCACTTCTTTTTGACCCTCAACTCTTCAACCTTCTTTCACACCTCGGACTCACATCAGCACTCCTCTCAAATTTTTCACTTTTactctccctcttcctttttttcgaaatcaaaatgtcaaaaccacccaaacccctccctcccccctcccagagTTTCACCAACCGCAAAACCAAAATCTTGTCTGCCCTCTCCGTCCCAGACGCAGAATACACCGACCTCTCGCCCAAAGGATCCGTCGATGTCGAAATCCGCGACCTCATCGACGAAATCAACGCCCGGGAAGGGCTCGTGACAACAAGCAGTTGTGCGGGCAGAGTCAGCGTTTACCTCGAAGGCCGCTCTACTGGTACCTCTCCACAAGATGAGCGGGAGGAAGCAGCACCAGCGGGAGGGGTGAGGAGTTCGAGtgctggggggaagggaggcGGGGAGTGGCTGTTTGTCAGCCATGATCCCATCTCTTCGTTGCCGCCTGGACAGCTGGAGCGGGGGTATGAATCgttgtttgggttggtgTCGTTGCAGGGtcaggaagggggagagggtgacgAGAAGGGGAGAATGGTGCACTTCAAATTTGAGCCCATGGTAGTCTCACCcccaattttttttttccatgATGAAAGGGACTAACAAGATTAGATTTTACATGTGTTAACGGCATCACACTGCCACGCCCAAAAGGTCATCCAGGCGGGCATGGAGGCTGGCTTTCGAGAGACGGGCGCTGTGAGCTTACTTTCACGACAGGACGACGACCACAAccctgttgttgctgtcagGTCGATGGGGTTGAGTTTTGAGAGCTTGATCGGGGTGGAAGGTACGgatggggtgaggagggcggtggttgggagggggtacTTGGACCGGGTGGTGAGAAATAGTGAGAAGTTGTTCAAGGAGAATGAGAGGCGGATTGGGAGGTTTAGGGAGGCACTGAAGAGgtggtttgaggagggaCCTAAAAAGAAGGATGGGTGGGAGGATGCAGACgcaaggagggagagaaaaCGGTCGGAGGGGCTGAGGAGAAAACAGGAACTTGAGAAGGGGAAGCAGGAGACGACTGAAAAGGAGCAGCAaagtgaggagggtggtatCGGAATCATACTTGAGCCTCCTGAGGTTCTGTAAAATAAACAAGCTAAAGTTGAAACATTTCATCatttttggggttggttaAATGCAATTTGAACGCCTGCTTGCCTTGTTTTCCAGTCCATTGTCTATAGCTGCTCACTTTTAAGCCTCGACTGAGTGATATCTCCCACCAGCCCTCGGCACCCTTCGATATGATACAATTTTGACACCCCTTGGTCAGTGCTCTCAAAGCCAACTCTGGGTGGTtcgtcatcttcacctcGTTTTAATCCCTCTATGAACACCGCTCTCGGCCCCTTGCCTTCGTTTCCCTCCGACCACCAACTTCGTTACCACCCCTAACTAACAACCTTCTCAAcccaccccttctccaccctcctcacctcctccttgaaagcctccacctccctccagcAGTCCAACGGCCGCCTGTCATTCTCCCTCAagcacctcaccaccccagaCCGAGCATTCTCCAGGCTCTCCGGCAGCTGGGACCGAATCCTCTTGCGCTCCTCAAGCTTCTTCTGGAGAGCTTGCACTTCTTTGGAGACAGTATACGAAGTCTTGGAGTTGTCGTCGGCGGTCTTGTCGTCAGTCGACTCGGCAAGCTTGGCCTGGGCGGCGCGGAGGGCTTCAGATTCTTGGTCGCGGAGACGCTTGAGCTCGGCGGCGACGCGGGCTTGGATCTCGAGCTCGATGGCCTGGAGGCGGGAGGCGTCGGTCTGTGGGGAAGAGAATTAG is drawn from Podospora pseudocomata strain CBS 415.72m chromosome 1 map unlocalized CBS415.72m_1, whole genome shotgun sequence and contains these coding sequences:
- the ERF2 gene encoding Eukaryotic peptide chain release factor GTP-binding subunit (BUSCO:EOG09264FYY; EggNog:ENOG503NVDK; COG:I); translated protein: MAPGEGAPRALSPTSTINDDSFPQFPGRSEMAGPPSIISSRMTDIMTDDGGDTEAHRVAGGKRRSAFYSDLSSRPGTARTGASGRPPWSSGTPLRQGLAGKRGSGTGSISSATQAVRPPSSATRSHVPSLTSHAFFRPMSSQKLQAQRGFARPTTVNRQFMSQEDPHNPARDSLNSAPGAKVVRQSADEGDMRSPPSRGTEFTEQDMYERRTANTSPTGHHATSSFSDSVRPLQRKPGDARNLNLDMSKTYNKAGVSIPTPVRTPRSLRSNFLMPRNDSGHSNREMQGGEKLDSVASSPQLPPASRDDKHPSEEKTKKVGRNYQYFQGNTIFFFGGRLQNARDRPVNIATGSLVVIPGILFLIFSAPWIWNNISPAIPITFAYLYYLCVSSFCHASATDPGILPRNLHRFPPSDNNDPWRPSLPSAEWVLIKSTEKTAAAMEVPCKYCKTCQMWRPPRAHHCRLCDNCVETQDHHCLWLNNCVGRRNYRYFFTFILTATLLGVYLSGASLAQILVYQHKQKISFNASISHFRMPFAMVIYGFIASLYPAALTGYHVFLMARGETTREYLNSSKFIKAERFRAYTQGSWFRNWFVVLCRPRPPTYYQFKKSWYEGDQRLAPTKRIKKARKAVPANPGAGVDSKEGMEMQDVKNSPHLQQQQQQGFQGPRQLRSQHDLESGLAQQPPTN
- a CDS encoding uncharacterized protein (COG:M; EggNog:ENOG503NZIR); translated protein: MSKPPKPLPPPSQSFTNRKTKILSALSVPDAEYTDLSPKGSVDVEIRDLIDEINAREGLVTTSSCAGRVSVYLEGRSTGTSPQDEREEAAPAGGVRSSSAGGKGGGEWLFVSHDPISSLPPGQLERGYESLFGLVSLQGQEGGEGDEKGRMVHFKFEPMILHVLTASHCHAQKVIQAGMEAGFRETGAVSLLSRQDDDHNPVVAVRSMGLSFESLIGVEGTDGVRRAVVGRGYLDRVVRNSEKLFKENERRIGRFREALKRWFEEGPKKKDGWEDADARRERKRSEGLRRKQELEKGKQETTEKEQQSEEGGIGIILEPPEVL
- a CDS encoding uncharacterized protein (COG:S; EggNog:ENOG503P43H; BUSCO:EOG09264OBO); amino-acid sequence: MGSSSSKPAATAPQTWKAPGSAGLSTELVQHLQSSPETDASRLQAIELEIQARVAAELKRLRDQESEALRAAQAKLAESTDDKTADDNSKTSYTVSKEVQALQKKLEERKRIRSQLPESLENARSGVVRCLRENDRRPLDCWREVEAFKEEVRRVEKGWVEKVVS